The Mus caroli chromosome 9, CAROLI_EIJ_v1.1, whole genome shotgun sequence DNA window GGATTGGTAAGGTTTGCTGACTTAGCCTAaaaacagcaagctccaggttcagtgagagaaccctgtctcaagataagGAAGAATGTGATAGAAGTCCTCCTCTGGCTTTTGAATGTGCTTATAGGTGTgtttaaccacacacacacacacacacacacacacacacacactgatatctAGGAGAAGCTGAACTTATGTAAAATCTATACCTCGGCGCCGCCTTCCAAGCCTGAGGAGCggatttgattcctggaacccacatggtaaaaggagagggccacccctccttccccagagttatcttctgacctccatacaagAGCTATGTCATGTGCAAGCCCCCAACAAATACATGTAAGATTAAAACTCTACACTTCGTATCATATTCAACAGTAAACTACAAATTGATCAGGAAtcttaaggttaaaaaaaaacaaaaacaaacaaacaaacaaacctatggTATGCAGTGCAGTCAAGTGATTCTTCGTCAgattaaagaaaatatgtgaCCACAAGGTGGCGGTAGCACACAAGCATACTTTGGGCAGCATATAAAGTTGAACAGATGGGGCAAGTCTTGCCACCTTAGACTAAACAGGCTTCCTCAACCTTGGTAACCATTGTGCATAAATGGGAGGAATAGAGCTCCCAGCAGAGTAGGCAGTCAGGGAGGTGGCTTGCATGACTATCTAAATGATGCTACTTGGCCATTTATCCAGGATGAGTCACAGCCACAGGGGTTATCCTATCCATGGCTAGCAGATCTGGAGCACAATTCCAAGGAATGTAAAAAGCATGATGAAAAGATGTTTACTTGAGCTTTGAAACAATCACTATTGTCAATACTCATCCTATCAACATTGAAGCACATATATATCTGTGACTTCCAGCTCTCAGTATTTTGGGTTTATAGGAAAGAAGGCATCATTGACTCATAATAATAAAGCTTAGTAACAGGGGAACTACTACCATAAAGCTCTCCAAATCTGCTACACCACTTTACTACCGGTGACAAAATGTCCTTACCTCTTCTATTTCTTAGTTTCATTTTGCATTGCATGGGGGTGGACACACAGGTGAAGGTCAGAGACATTCTGCTAGGGCTTGTTGTTTCCTGCcatgtgagctccagggatcaaactcaggtaggtCAACATCCTTGATagccagtgcctttacccactgagcaatcttgccagccccttttatttatttgcttatctaTCTCTGTTGATTATAGCCATCATCAGTGTGGTAAAATGATACCTCATCTTTACTTTGCAGGGAATCTACCCCCATGCACAAGCTAAATACATACAATACAGCCCTCCTACTGTGGTTTGGACTTATCTTCCCTGGTTAGTGACTTGACCACGTTTTACAGTACTTGCTGTTCATTTGTATCCTTGGTGAAATCCAAGACCTTTTATATTGCTGTTCAAGACCTGTTTATATTGTTGGATTGTTACTCTTGCATGCAGAAGCTATATGAGGGGATAtgtgtgtctcaggctggcctcaaactttttaacttttaaaatttggtaTAAAAAGCCATCAAGATGGAACTTGCTacacagatctgtctgcctcttcctcacaagtgttggtattaaaggtatgtgacACCATGCTTGGCCCACTTTTACCTTAATTTTAATTCAATAGATTAcagtatttttcaatattttcttttgtgtgatCATTGGTGGTACAGGCAATGTCAATTGATTCTAACTGTTTTTCTGTATCTGGGTTCTTTGGTTCTATTGCTATTATAATAGTTGGTTTTCTCCTCTCTGAATAGTACCAGGGGTGACCTCTAAAAAGGCTTCTCACTAAGAACTTCAAATAAAACTAGAAGAGATCCAACCACATATGTAAATCACAGTTTAGAAACACAAGAAGAtcaatagcaagttccaggacagacagacagacagggctacattgggaaaccttatcttaaaacaaataaacaacaaaataaaaccacaaaacaaaaacaaggcaacATGACTCCTCCAAAAGGTCACTCCTTCTCAATTACTGACTTCAGAAATAAGAGAATGGTTGAGAATGCAGgacaaataactttaaaatctaGGCTTTTTTTCtcacgtgtgtgtgcataagcCAATATGCCCGTGTGTATTCATGGAGACTAGAGGAgtttgtggaagtcagttctctccttacaCACACAATTTGTTAGAGCTAATGCAGCAAAGTAATAGACCAGTAACTTAAACATGGTTATTTATTTCTTACAATCTGGAGGCTGGAAATCAGAGATCAGCATAATTCAGGTAGTTTCCTCTGGAGGCCTTAGTAGAAACACTTGTGGTAGCCACTTGTCTCCATTTGCAGAAGGCTGTCTGAAGTTCCCATGGTCTTCTCTGTGTGCATCCTGCAGCATCTTAACCTCTTGAGGACATTAGTCACTTCTAATGGACTCATGGCAACctcatttgctttttattatttttattttatacatgttttgcctgcacagaCGCACTCATGTGTATGCTGAGTgatcacagaggccagaaggggccCAAATCCCCTTCACCTAGTTATGGATGGCTAcaagctaccatgtgagtgctgggaactgaagcctgGCCCTCTGAAAGTATAGCAGATGCTTGTAACTATTTGAATCATCTCTGCAGTCCctcacttgaatttttaaaatgtaatattattgGGGGGAGTGCATGCCACAgcattcatgtggaggtcagaaggcagcttTTTAGGAGCCAATTCTCTCTTTACAATGTGGGATTCAGGGATAGAAAATGGGTAGTCAGGAGTGTATGGAGAATGCttttgtctgctgagccatctcaacagccctcATTTcaattctttaaacatttttgtattaCTGTGGTATATGTGGGAGGGTGGACAgacacatggagatcagaggtcaactttaAGGCATTAAATCTTCTACCTTGTTGAGTCAGTCTTCCTCTCTGCCATGCTACATAGACTAGCTGGCCTGCAAGGTTCCAGGTGATCTTGTAGGAATGCTGAGAATACAGATGTATGCCACTACATCTGTCTGCTTTACATGAGTGTGGATCAGATTCAAGCTGTCAGACATTCCCatcaagtgcttttacccactgagccatcttgccagcatccactttaatttttttgacaTGGAGTATTTGTGTTGCTCAGTATGGCAACACAGCACCTCTCTAAGCTAAGTATCTAATTTCATAGTTTCTCCCCAGTGTGAGTACCATCATGTCTTCAAAGTACATGAGCACAAACAAGGGCTTCCTCACATTGCTTCCATCAACTAGGCTTCTCTCTAGTGAATTCTTTCATGTCTGCGAAGTGAACGAGGATGACTGTAGGCTTTTCCACACTGCTGACACTTATAGGGTTTCTCTTCAGTGTGGGTGTGACTTATTTCATGAATCCTGAAGGAACTGGGACAgatgaaggctttcccacactccttacattcatagggcttctctccagtgtgggtTCTTTCATGGATCTGAAATGAAGTGGAGTgactgaaggctttcccacactgttTACACtcatagggtttttctccagtgtggATTCGCATGTGAATTTTAAGGTGGGTAGAATAGTTAAAGGCCTTCCCACACTCTTTGCACGTGTATGATTTTTTAGCATTGTGAGTTCTCATGTGATTATTAAGACATGAAAGATATCCAAATGCTTTCCCACAAATCTTGCACTCACAGGTCTTCTCTTCAGCATGCAATTTCAGATGCCCATTAAGGTTTGAAGAAATagcaaaggctttcccacatttcacacacacaaaaggcttTTCTCCTGTGTGAGTTCTTATATGTTGAATAAGTCGAGAGGATGTAaggaaggctttcccacactccttacattcatagggcttgTCTCCATTGTGAGACCTTACATGTATACTAAGACCTGAGTGCTGagtgaaggctttcccacactgatTACATacatagggcttctctcctgtgtgagtTCTTCCATGGATCTGAAATGAATTGGAATAattgaaggctttcccacactccttacattcatagggcttttCGCCAGTGTGAGTTCGCATGTGAATATTtagatatgcaggatatctataGCCTTTCCCACATTCCTTACATCTGTGAGGTTTCTTTGCATTGAGAGTTTCTATAAGCACAGCAAGTCTTGAGTTTATAAAACTTCTCCCACACTCATTCCATTCATAAAGTTTGTCTCCACTGTGagttctctggtgtgtctgaaggtgTGACTGGCTCATAAAGGACTTCCCACAGTCGCTGCATTCAAACCCTTTCTCTTGTGTAGCAATTTTCTCATAAGCTTTAACTGGGGTCATGCCGGTTTCTTCACTCTGACTGAACTCAGAAAGTTTCTCACCAGCACAGTTTTTCCTCTGAAGCATTAGAAAGTCTTTTCTGTACTGACTACAACCATAATTATCCTGTGCAGGTTGAGTTTTCATATCTGTCCTGAGGGGTGAGAGTTCACTGAAGAAGTCTCCATATTGCGTCCCGTCACAGAGCTCCCTTCCTCTGTTGATTCC harbors:
- the LOC110301195 gene encoding zinc finger protein 426 isoform X1, yielding MAAPASSHGPSEDSGCLQEGKLPPEMMSADCLTDDQELVSFEDVIVDFTQEEWTSLNPDQRNLYRDVMLENYQNLATVGYQLIKPSLISWLEQEEFSKGQKIVFPEWKLQLETKCSAFQQEFLRGNLSNRMQMQTGINRGRELCDGTQYGDFFSELSPLRTDMKTQPAQDNYGCSQYRKDFLMLQRKNCAGEKLSEFSQSEETGMTPVKAYEKIATQEKGFECSDCGKSFMSQSHLQTHQRTHSGDKLYEWNECGRSFINSRLAVLIETLNAKKPHRCKECGKGYRYPAYLNIHMRTHTGEKPYECKECGKAFNYSNSFQIHGRTHTGEKPYVCNQCGKAFTQHSGLSIHVRSHNGDKPYECKECGKAFLTSSRLIQHIRTHTGEKPFVCVKCGKAFAISSNLNGHLKLHAEEKTCECKICGKAFGYLSCLNNHMRTHNAKKSYTCKECGKAFNYSTHLKIHMRIHTGEKPYECKQCGKAFSHSTSFQIHERTHTGEKPYECKECGKAFICPSSFRIHEISHTHTEEKPYKCQQCGKAYSHPRSLRRHERIH
- the LOC110301195 gene encoding zinc finger protein 426 isoform X2, whose amino-acid sequence is MAAPASSHGPSEDSGCLQEGKLPPEMMSADCLTDDQELVSFEDVIVDFTQEEWTSLNPDQRNLYRDVMLENYQNLATVGYQLIKPSLISWLEQEEFSKGQKIVFPEWKLQLETKCSAFQQEFLRGNLSNRMQMTGINRGRELCDGTQYGDFFSELSPLRTDMKTQPAQDNYGCSQYRKDFLMLQRKNCAGEKLSEFSQSEETGMTPVKAYEKIATQEKGFECSDCGKSFMSQSHLQTHQRTHSGDKLYEWNECGRSFINSRLAVLIETLNAKKPHRCKECGKGYRYPAYLNIHMRTHTGEKPYECKECGKAFNYSNSFQIHGRTHTGEKPYVCNQCGKAFTQHSGLSIHVRSHNGDKPYECKECGKAFLTSSRLIQHIRTHTGEKPFVCVKCGKAFAISSNLNGHLKLHAEEKTCECKICGKAFGYLSCLNNHMRTHNAKKSYTCKECGKAFNYSTHLKIHMRIHTGEKPYECKQCGKAFSHSTSFQIHERTHTGEKPYECKECGKAFICPSSFRIHEISHTHTEEKPYKCQQCGKAYSHPRSLRRHERIH